From a region of the Gloeocapsa sp. PCC 73106 genome:
- a CDS encoding YdeI family protein, whose amino-acid sequence MAKFDDQLEIISASDRLVWRKWLEENHRTSLGVWLLYYKVKSDKPSVRYSEAVQEALCFGWIDSKVKSLGEQSYKQIFTPRKPQSVWSKLNKQYIVELIELGLMREAGLAKIAAAKEDGSWEKLDQIESLIIPQDLEQALCSEEIAKFNFESFSNSSKKNILAWIESAKRSETRQKRIEQTVNSALENKNPLLN is encoded by the coding sequence ATGGCAAAATTCGATGATCAATTAGAAATAATTAGTGCAAGCGATCGCCTTGTTTGGCGGAAATGGTTAGAAGAAAATCATCGCACTTCCCTCGGCGTCTGGTTACTTTATTACAAGGTCAAAAGTGATAAACCCAGCGTTCGCTATAGTGAAGCAGTGCAAGAAGCCCTGTGCTTTGGCTGGATTGACAGTAAGGTTAAATCCCTAGGTGAACAAAGCTACAAACAGATATTTACACCCCGAAAACCTCAAAGCGTATGGTCAAAGTTAAATAAACAGTATATTGTCGAACTAATTGAGCTTGGATTAATGAGGGAAGCGGGTTTGGCAAAAATTGCTGCAGCTAAAGAAGATGGATCCTGGGAAAAATTAGATCAGATTGAATCCTTAATTATTCCTCAGGATTTAGAACAAGCCTTATGCTCAGAGGAAATAGCCAAGTTCAACTTTGAATCTTTTAGTAACTCCTCCAAAAAAAATATTCTCGCTTGGATTGAAAGCGCCAAACGTTCAGAAACAAGACAAAAGAGAATTGAACAAACCGTTAATTCAGCCTTAGAGAATAAAAATCCATTGCTC